From the Patagioenas fasciata isolate bPatFas1 chromosome Z, bPatFas1.hap1, whole genome shotgun sequence genome, one window contains:
- the BNC2 gene encoding zinc finger protein basonuclin-2 isoform X4: MLYGTQAVPVRLKILLDRLFSVLKQEEVLHILHGLGWTLRDYVRGYILQDAAGKVLDRWAIMSREEEIITLQQFLRFGETKSIVELMAIQEKEGQAVAVPSSKTDSDIRTFIESNNRTRSPSLLAHLENSNPSSIHHFENIPNSLAFLLPFQYINPVSAPLLGLPPNGLLLEQPAMRLREPSLTTQNEYNESSESEVSPTPFKNEQTSSRNALTSITNVEPKTEPACVSPVQTPTPVNDLSKTEHTKSSFRIHRMRRMGSASRKGRVFCNACGKTFYDKGTLKIHYNAVHLKIKHRCTIEGCNMVFSSLRSRNRHSANPNPRLHMPMLRNNRDKDLIRATSGAATPVIASTKSNLTLTSPGRPPMGFTTPPLDPVLQNPLPSQLVFPALKTVQPVPPFYRNLLAPGEMVSPPTSLPTSPIIPAVSGMEQHPPPPSESSVPSVLMPTPEPNADLAPKKKPRKSSMPVKIEKEVIDTADEFDDEDEEVNDSSTMVNDIGHDNHCHSQEEMSPGLSVKDFSKSDRSRCISRPDIRRADSMTSEDQEHERDYENESESSEPKLCEESMEGDDRLHEPGEKSMMHGDRPDENHNDSSNQDVIKVKEEYTDPTYDMFYMSQYGLYNGGSASMAALHESFASTFNYSSPQKFSPEGEMCSSPDPKICYVCKKSFKSSYSVKLHYRNVHLKEMHVCTVAGCNAAFPSRRSRDRHSANINLHRKLLTKELDDMGLDTSQPSLSKDLRDEFLVKIYGAQHQMGLDIREDTSSPAGTEDSHMNGYGRGMSEDYMVLDLSTTSSIQSSSSIHSSRESDAGSDEGILLDDVDGASDSGESAHKADAPALAVGIGTDVPGSLMFNSVSVSNGGIMCNICHKMYSNKGTLRVHYKTVHLREMHKCKVPGCNMMFSSVRSRNRHSQNPNLHKNIPFTSVD; encoded by the exons GATGCTGCAGGCAAGGTGCTGGACCGCTGGGCCATCATGTCCAGGGAAGAAGAGATCATTACCCTTCAGCAGTTTCTGAGATTTGGAGAAACCAAATCCATTGTGGAGCTGATGGCAATTCAAGAAAAAGAAGGGCAGGCTGTGGCTGTGCCATCTTCAAAGACAGATTCAGATATAAGGACTTTTATTGAAAGCAATAATCGCACCAGGAGCCCAAGTCTCCTTGCTCACCTGGAGAATAGCAACCCTTCCAGCATTCATCATTTTGAAAACATCCCAAATAGCCTTGCATTCCTGCTTCCATTCCAGTACATAAATCCAGTTTCTGCTCCACTGCTAGGGCTGCCTCCAAATGGTCTCTTGCTGGAACAGCCAGCAATGAGGCTCCGGGAACCAAGCCTTACAACCCAAAATGAGTATAATGAGAGCAGTGAGTCTGAAGTTTCCCCTACGCCTTTCAAGAATGAGCAAACATCCAGCAGGAATGCTTTGACCAGCATCACAAATGTTGAGCCCAAAACTGAGCCAGCCTGCGTCTCTCCTGTTCAGACACCTACGCCTGTCAATGATTTATCGAAAACAGAACACACTAAAAGCTCATTCCGCATTCACAGAATGAGGAGAATGGGGTCAGCCTCCAGGAAAGGAAGAGTGTTTTGCAACGCATGTGGCAAAACTTTCTATGACAAAGGTACTCTTAAAATCCACTACAATGCCGTTCACCTGAAAATCAAGCACCGGTGCACTATTGAAGGCTGCAATATGGTCTTCAGCTCTCTCAGAAGCCGCAATCGCCACAGTGCTAACCCAAATCCCCGCCTCCACATGCCTATGCTAAGGAATAACCGTGACAAAGATCTAATTCGTGCTACATCAGGTGCTGCCACTCCAGTCATAGCAAGTACAAAATCCAACCTAACTTTAACAAGTCCTGGGCGCCCACCAATGGGGTTTACCACTCCCCCTCTAGATCCTGTACTACAGAACCCTCTTCCCAGTCAGCTGGTATTCCCAGCTTTAAAGACTGTCCAACCTGTTCCTCCTTTTTACAGAAATTTACTTGCTCCTGGAGAGATGGTGAGTCCTCCAACCTCTCTCCCTACCAGTCCAATAATACCAGCAGTGAGTGGCATGGAGCAgcatccccctcctccttcagagTCATCAGTACCTTCAGTGCTGATGCCTACCCCAGAGCCTAATGCTGACCTTGCCCCCAAGAAGAAGCCAAGGAAGTCGAGCATGCCAGTTAAAATTGAAAAGGAAGTTATTGATACTGCCGATGAGtttgatgatgaagatgaagaggTGAATGACAGCAGCACAATGGTGAATGACATTGGTCATGATAATCACTGCCATTCTCAGGAGGAAATGAGCCCAGGCCTGTCTGTGAAAGACTTCTCCAAAAGTGACAGAAGCAGGTGCATTTCCAGACCAGACATAAGAAGGGCAGACAGCATGACATCAGAAGACCAGGAGCATGAGAGAGACTATGAAAATGAGTCAGAGTCATCGGAGCCCAAATTGTGTGAGGAATCCATGGAAGGCGACGATCGCCTCCATGAACCTGGTGAAAAATCTATGATGCATGGTGACAGACCAGATGAAAACCACAATGACTCTTCCAACCAGGATGTCATTAAGGTGAAGGAAGAGTATACAGACCCTACATATGATATGTTCTACATGAGCCAGTATGGACTGTACAATGGAGGCAGTGCCAGTATGGCTGCCCTTCATGAAAGTTTTGCTTCCACGTTCAACTACAGCAGCCCTCAGAAGTTCTCCCCAGAAGGCGAAATGTGCTCCAGCCCAGACCCCAAGATCTGCTATGTGTGCAAGAAAAGTTTCAAGAGTTCCTACAGTGTGAAGCTTCACTACAGAAATGTTCATTTAAAAGAGATGCATGTCTGCACAGTGGCTGGCTGTAATGCTGCGTTCCCATCACGGAGAAGCAGAGACAG acACAGTGCTAACATAAACCTGCACCGTAAACTGTTGACCAAAGAACTGGATGACATGGGCCTGGACACCTCACAGCCTTCTCTTAGTAAGGACCTCCGTGATGAATTTTTGGTGAAGATATATGGCGCTCAGCATCAGATGGGGCTCGACATAAGGGAAGACACCTCCTCGCCTGCTGGTACTGAGGATTCCCATATGAATGGGTACGGCAGGGGCATGTCAGAAGACTATATGGTCCTAGACTTGAGCACCACTTCCAGCATCCAGTCCAGCAGCAGTATCCATTCCTCAAGAGAATCTGATGCAGGCAGTGATGAGGGCATTCTCCTGGACGACGTTGATGGGGCAAGTGACAGCGGGGAATCTGCCCACAAAGCAGATGCCCCTGCCTTAGCTGTAGGTATAGGCACcgatgtcccaggatccctcaTGTTCAACAGTGTTTCCGTGAGCAACGGTGGGATAATGTGTAACATTTGCCACAAAATGTACAGCAACAAGGGAACCCTCAGAGTGCACTATAAAACAGTGCACTTGCGAGAGATGCACAAATGCAAAGTCCCTGGGTGCAACATGATGTTCTCCTCTGTCCGTAGCCGAAACCGGCACAGTCAGAACCCCAATCTGCATAAAAACATTCCCTTCACTTCAGTAGATTAG
- the BNC2 gene encoding zinc finger protein basonuclin-2 isoform X5 produces MSREEEIITLQQFLRFGETKSIVELMAIQEKEGQAVAVPSSKTDSDIRTFIESNNRTRSPSLLAHLENSNPSSIHHFENIPNSLAFLLPFQYINPVSAPLLGLPPNGLLLEQPAMRLREPSLTTQNEYNESSESEVSPTPFKNEQTSSRNALTSITNVEPKTEPACVSPVQTPTPVNDLSKTEHTKSSFRIHRMRRMGSASRKGRVFCNACGKTFYDKGTLKIHYNAVHLKIKHRCTIEGCNMVFSSLRSRNRHSANPNPRLHMPMLRNNRDKDLIRATSGAATPVIASTKSNLTLTSPGRPPMGFTTPPLDPVLQNPLPSQLVFPALKTVQPVPPFYRNLLAPGEMVSPPTSLPTSPIIPAVSGMEQHPPPPSESSVPSVLMPTPEPNADLAPKKKPRKSSMPVKIEKEVIDTADEFDDEDEEVNDSSTMVNDIGHDNHCHSQEEMSPGLSVKDFSKSDRSRCISRPDIRRADSMTSEDQEHERDYENESESSEPKLCEESMEGDDRLHEPGEKSMMHGDRPDENHNDSSNQDVIKVKEEYTDPTYDMFYMSQYGLYNGGSASMAALHESFASTFNYSSPQKFSPEGEMCSSPDPKICYVCKKSFKSSYSVKLHYRNVHLKEMHVCTVAGCNAAFPSRRSRDRHSANINLHRKLLTKELDDMGLDTSQPSLSKDLRDEFLVKIYGAQHQMGLDIREDTSSPAGTEDSHMNGYGRGMSEDYMVLDLSTTSSIQSSSSIHSSRESDAGSDEGILLDDVDGASDSGESAHKADAPALAVGIGTDVPGSLMFNSVSVSNGGIMCNICHKMYSNKGTLRVHYKTVHLREMHKCKVPGCNMMFSSVRSRNRHSQNPNLHKNIPFTSVD; encoded by the exons ATGTCCAGGGAAGAAGAGATCATTACCCTTCAGCAGTTTCTGAGATTTGGAGAAACCAAATCCATTGTGGAGCTGATGGCAATTCAAGAAAAAGAAGGGCAGGCTGTGGCTGTGCCATCTTCAAAGACAGATTCAGATATAAGGACTTTTATTGAAAGCAATAATCGCACCAGGAGCCCAAGTCTCCTTGCTCACCTGGAGAATAGCAACCCTTCCAGCATTCATCATTTTGAAAACATCCCAAATAGCCTTGCATTCCTGCTTCCATTCCAGTACATAAATCCAGTTTCTGCTCCACTGCTAGGGCTGCCTCCAAATGGTCTCTTGCTGGAACAGCCAGCAATGAGGCTCCGGGAACCAAGCCTTACAACCCAAAATGAGTATAATGAGAGCAGTGAGTCTGAAGTTTCCCCTACGCCTTTCAAGAATGAGCAAACATCCAGCAGGAATGCTTTGACCAGCATCACAAATGTTGAGCCCAAAACTGAGCCAGCCTGCGTCTCTCCTGTTCAGACACCTACGCCTGTCAATGATTTATCGAAAACAGAACACACTAAAAGCTCATTCCGCATTCACAGAATGAGGAGAATGGGGTCAGCCTCCAGGAAAGGAAGAGTGTTTTGCAACGCATGTGGCAAAACTTTCTATGACAAAGGTACTCTTAAAATCCACTACAATGCCGTTCACCTGAAAATCAAGCACCGGTGCACTATTGAAGGCTGCAATATGGTCTTCAGCTCTCTCAGAAGCCGCAATCGCCACAGTGCTAACCCAAATCCCCGCCTCCACATGCCTATGCTAAGGAATAACCGTGACAAAGATCTAATTCGTGCTACATCAGGTGCTGCCACTCCAGTCATAGCAAGTACAAAATCCAACCTAACTTTAACAAGTCCTGGGCGCCCACCAATGGGGTTTACCACTCCCCCTCTAGATCCTGTACTACAGAACCCTCTTCCCAGTCAGCTGGTATTCCCAGCTTTAAAGACTGTCCAACCTGTTCCTCCTTTTTACAGAAATTTACTTGCTCCTGGAGAGATGGTGAGTCCTCCAACCTCTCTCCCTACCAGTCCAATAATACCAGCAGTGAGTGGCATGGAGCAgcatccccctcctccttcagagTCATCAGTACCTTCAGTGCTGATGCCTACCCCAGAGCCTAATGCTGACCTTGCCCCCAAGAAGAAGCCAAGGAAGTCGAGCATGCCAGTTAAAATTGAAAAGGAAGTTATTGATACTGCCGATGAGtttgatgatgaagatgaagaggTGAATGACAGCAGCACAATGGTGAATGACATTGGTCATGATAATCACTGCCATTCTCAGGAGGAAATGAGCCCAGGCCTGTCTGTGAAAGACTTCTCCAAAAGTGACAGAAGCAGGTGCATTTCCAGACCAGACATAAGAAGGGCAGACAGCATGACATCAGAAGACCAGGAGCATGAGAGAGACTATGAAAATGAGTCAGAGTCATCGGAGCCCAAATTGTGTGAGGAATCCATGGAAGGCGACGATCGCCTCCATGAACCTGGTGAAAAATCTATGATGCATGGTGACAGACCAGATGAAAACCACAATGACTCTTCCAACCAGGATGTCATTAAGGTGAAGGAAGAGTATACAGACCCTACATATGATATGTTCTACATGAGCCAGTATGGACTGTACAATGGAGGCAGTGCCAGTATGGCTGCCCTTCATGAAAGTTTTGCTTCCACGTTCAACTACAGCAGCCCTCAGAAGTTCTCCCCAGAAGGCGAAATGTGCTCCAGCCCAGACCCCAAGATCTGCTATGTGTGCAAGAAAAGTTTCAAGAGTTCCTACAGTGTGAAGCTTCACTACAGAAATGTTCATTTAAAAGAGATGCATGTCTGCACAGTGGCTGGCTGTAATGCTGCGTTCCCATCACGGAGAAGCAGAGACAG acACAGTGCTAACATAAACCTGCACCGTAAACTGTTGACCAAAGAACTGGATGACATGGGCCTGGACACCTCACAGCCTTCTCTTAGTAAGGACCTCCGTGATGAATTTTTGGTGAAGATATATGGCGCTCAGCATCAGATGGGGCTCGACATAAGGGAAGACACCTCCTCGCCTGCTGGTACTGAGGATTCCCATATGAATGGGTACGGCAGGGGCATGTCAGAAGACTATATGGTCCTAGACTTGAGCACCACTTCCAGCATCCAGTCCAGCAGCAGTATCCATTCCTCAAGAGAATCTGATGCAGGCAGTGATGAGGGCATTCTCCTGGACGACGTTGATGGGGCAAGTGACAGCGGGGAATCTGCCCACAAAGCAGATGCCCCTGCCTTAGCTGTAGGTATAGGCACcgatgtcccaggatccctcaTGTTCAACAGTGTTTCCGTGAGCAACGGTGGGATAATGTGTAACATTTGCCACAAAATGTACAGCAACAAGGGAACCCTCAGAGTGCACTATAAAACAGTGCACTTGCGAGAGATGCACAAATGCAAAGTCCCTGGGTGCAACATGATGTTCTCCTCTGTCCGTAGCCGAAACCGGCACAGTCAGAACCCCAATCTGCATAAAAACATTCCCTTCACTTCAGTAGATTAG